A part of Drosophila ananassae strain 14024-0371.13 chromosome 2R, ASM1763931v2, whole genome shotgun sequence genomic DNA contains:
- the LOC6493179 gene encoding toll-like receptor 6: MVYILRRIWATGIILALSTVNAWANGGDIPLRCDEYDPMVGYMDINEAYCTVTGFTVTHSQNVVIKNIPAGNMVKFMKFYMSTLLYMPFHLFETFPYLKTLDVSNTNIVELTRNAFSAASNLTVLNLSYNNLTSIQTSVFIGANILMRLDLSYNEIASLSVNAFCGLQTISQIFLTGNRLKELHSDIFKDNEYLEKVSFEGNMLTTIQPEVFRNLRRIKEVNLSNNQLILIHPDTFAEAASLENLMLSYNQLQSFKLTDKNIVHQLHLDNNNLTTLLVNATRFVRASYNRISQLLLYQSLHIESMDLRSNKLTSISNLTNIAYLMHLDVSENPIGPLNITTFNQLKRLRGLSLRGTGIRELKFGMFSKQKYLEELDLSFNNLTSLNLDMFVPYLTNLKKFLVDGNELTELQGNRTFSETFPMLQKLGISRNRFNCSYLHHLLIPPSLAESVLLNIEPDNSLEETPHIRDVSCISQSQTAVNASFMAEESVLEGHIQTLSKQLEIVGGHSRNLERHLAFMEVFAYVLGAAVLICLVALVTLRYLKNRRSARYDRSSIVFRSTATMDANLTLTNDLA; the protein is encoded by the coding sequence ATGGTGTATATATTGCGCAGGATCTGGGCTACAGGCATTATCCTGGCCCTGAGTACCGTGAATGCCTGGGCCAATGGTGGGGACATACCCCTTCGGTGCGACGAATACGATCCGATGGTGGGCTACATGGATATTAACGAGGCCTATTGCACGGTCACCGGTTTCACGGTCACCCACAGCCAGAACGTGGTCATAAAAAACATACCGGCCGGCAACATGGTCAAGTTTATGAAATTCTACATGTCGACCCTGCTGTACATGCCCTTCCACCTATTCGAAACGTTTCCGTATCTGAAGACCCTAGATGTCTCGAACACGAATATCGTGGAGCTCACCCGAAACGCCTTCAGCGCGGCCAGCAATCTGACGGTATTGAATCTGTCCTACAACAACTTGACCTCCATTCAGACCTCGGTGTTCATTGGAGCCAATATTTTGATGCGACTGGATTTGTCCTACAACGAAATAGCCTCCCTCAGTGTCAACGCCTTTTGTGGCCTACAGACTATTAGTCAGATATTTCTAACTGGCAACCGACTGAAGGAGCTGCACAGCGACATCTTTAAGGATAACGAGTACCTAGAGAAGGTGTCCTTCGAGGGCAACATGCTAACCACCATTCAGCCGGAGGTTTTCCGAAATCTGCGCAGAATCAAGGAAGTGAACCTCTCGAATAACCAGCTGATCCTCATACACCCAGACACCTTCGCCGAGGCAGCCAGTCTGGAGAACCTAATGCTGTCCTACAATCAGTTGCAGAGTTTCAAGCTCACCGACAAGAACATCGTGCATCAGTTGCACTTGGACAACAATAATCTAACCACTTTGCTGGTCAATGCCACTCGATTCGTTCGTGCCAGCTACAATCGAATCTCCCAGCTACTGTTGTACCAGAGCCTGCACATCGAGAGCATGGATCTGAGGTCCAATAAGCTCACAAGTATCTCGAACCTCACCAACATAGCCTACTTAATGCATCTCGATGTTTCCGAAAACCCCATTGGTCCTTTGAACATAACCACCTTCAATCAGCTGAAGCGACTGCGGGGACTATCCCTAAGAGGAACTGGCATTCGGGAGCTGAAATTTGGAATGTTCTCCAAACAAAAGTACCTGGAGGAATTGGACTTGTCGTTCAACAACCTGACCAGCCTCAATCTGGACATGTTCGTGCCCTATCTGACGAACCTGAAGAAGTTCCTGGTGGACGGAAACGAGCTGACCGAACTTCAAGGAAATCGCACCTTCTCGGAGACCTTCCCCATGCTCCAGAAACTGGGAATTTCGAGGAATCGCTTTAACTGCTCCTACTTGCACCACCTGCTCATCCCACCATCGCTGGCCGAGTCGGTGTTGCTGAATATCGAGCCAGACAACAGCCTGGAGGAGACACCCCACATCCGGGATGTGTCCTGCATCAGTCAGTCCCAAACTGCGGTGAACGCCTCCTTCATGGCCGAGGAGTCCGTGCTGGAAGGTCACATCCAGACGCTGTCCAAGCAGCTGGAAATTGTGGGGGGCCACTCCAGGAATCTGGAACGCCACCTGGCCTTCATGGAGGTGTTCGCCTATGTCCTGGGAGCAGCGGTCCTCATCTGCCTGGTAGCCCTGGTCACTCTCCGGTATCTGAAGAATCGGCGATCGGCTCGCTACGACCGCAGCAGCATCGTCTTTCGTTCCACCGCCACAATGGATGCAAATCTCACCCTCACCAATGATTTGGCGTAA
- the LOC6506803 gene encoding vitelline membrane protein Vm26Ab gives MFKLSALVVLCALVACSSAEPKPAVLAAAPVVAAAPAGVVTATSSQYVARNFNGVAAAPVVAAAYTAPVAAAYTAPVAAAYTAPVAAAYSAPVAAAYSAYPYAAYPYTASYTTVL, from the exons ATGTTCAAGCTG TCCGCTCTCGTTGTCCTGTGCGCCCTGGTGGCCTGCTCCTCGGCCGAGCCCAAGCCCGCTGTTCTGGCCGCCGCCCCTGTGGTTGCTGCTGCCCCTGCTGGTGTGGTTACCGCCACCAGCTCCCAGTATGTGGCTCGTAACTTCAACGGAGTCGCCGCCGCACCGGTTGTAGCCGCCGCCTACACTGCCCCGGTTGCCGCCGCTTACACCGCTCCCGTTGCTGCCGCGTACACCGCCCCTGTGGCTGCCGCTTACTCCGCCCCTGTGGCCGCTGCCTACTCTGCTTACCCCTATGCTGCCTACCCCTACACCGCCAGCTACACCACTGTCTTGTAA
- the LOC6493178 gene encoding leucine-rich repeat extensin-like protein 3, whose protein sequence is MYRKLVITVLLIHLTAGGEIRDAAEEIDVPPAHRAAPPPAPPAAPLEPAPPPPTLVTSAPPPNYPLFFPAAWLPFGRYSASIPPLIVAGPV, encoded by the exons ATGTACAGGAAATTA GTGATCACCGTCCTGCTGATCCATCTGACAGCCGGAGGCGAGATACGGGATGCTGCCGAGGAGATCGATGTACCGCCTGCCCACCGGGCTGCCCCGCCACCTGCCCCACCTGCTGCGCCACTGGAACCTGCCCCACCGCCGCCTACTCTTGTGACCTCTGCTCCGCCTCCCAACTATCCGCTCTTCTTCCCAGCTGCGTGGCTGCCATTCGGACGTTACAGCGCCTCCATTCCCCCCCTGATTGTGGCAGGTCCTGTCTGA
- the LOC6506804 gene encoding pleckstrin homology domain-containing family B member 2, whose translation MFKYFALCLFAIVACVSAKPAVLATPFAYSAYSSPVVAASPYSAAYTAAYTAPVAAAYSAYSYPYASAYSAYPYAAYYR comes from the exons ATGTTCAAATAC TTCGCTCTTTGCCTGTTCGCCATTGTGGCCTGCGTGTCTGCCAAGCCTGCCGTCCTGGCCACGCCCTTCGCCTACAGCGCCTACTCCTCCCCTGTGGTCGCCGCCTCCCCGTACTCCGCTGCCTACACCGCCGCTTACACCGCCCCCGTGGCCGCCGCTTACTCCGCCTACTCGTATCCCTACGCCTCTGCCTACTCCGCCTACCCCTACGCCGCCTACTACCGTTAA